In Orenia marismortui DSM 5156, the sequence AAAGTAGGAAGTTGTTAATCTTTGTACTACTAACCTTTCACTGCTTACTAATCACTGATTTATAAAGGAGGTTATAAAAATGAAGAGGTTATCTAGTATATTATTAAGTTTAGTCTTATTTTTTGGAGGAATGGTTCCGACAGCATCTGCAAATAGTAAATATCGTGATGGTAAATATATTGCTTATGTAGCAGATGAGCATGGGGATATAGTGATTGAGCTAACTATAAATCGAGCTAAAATTGATAAGGTTGAGATTATTAGCCCGATAAAAAATGATAATTATCCGAATAAAGCAGCAATAGAATTTTATAATAAATTTCCTCAAGAGGTAGTTGATAAGCAATCTAATGAAGTTGATTTAATCTCAGGTGCAACAAAAAGTTATAATCAATATAGAAAGGCTACTGATATTGCTTTAGCTATAGCTTCAGGAAGATATGAGGGTAATGTATACTATGGAATTGCTAAAGATTATAAGGATCATGGTTATGTTTTATTAGAAGTAACAATTGAAGAAGATTTAATTAAAGATGTAGAGATTATTCCTGCTAGAGATGAAAAGATAGAAGAATTAGCAGGAAATAAAGGATTAAGATATCCATACTATCCTGCTAAGAAACTTTATAAAGATTTTCCTAAAACAGTTGTGAAAGAGCAATCCACAGATATAGATATAGTCTCTGGTGCTACTGTTAGTACTAAGGCATATAATGATGCTTTGAAGCGGGCTTTAGAACAAGCCGGATTAAATTAGTAAAACTTTTAAGTAACCCGATTCATCGGGTTACTTTTTTGTTTAGGGAAATTAGGCTTTTTTAGAGGTTGTGGATAACTTTTGATTTTATTTATTTAAAACATCAGAACGCTTTCTAATCCCCTTTTCATCTCAAGAGGGGGAAGAGTTTGACTTTTTAATTATCTAGGAAATTGTTTGATTTATAACTTAGCAAATATTAAAACATAGTAAATCTACAGATTTACTATGTTTTAATATGGAACTATAGCCATTATTTTATTTATGTATTGACTTCTAAAAAAGTATCCTTTATAATAATGGTAGAATAAATGAGAATGATTTTTATTTTGGTTATCATTGGAAACCGTTATCAATATATAGGAGGGACTAGTATGACTTTAGCAGATGTGAAAAGAGGAGATAAATTTCAGATTGAATTTATTCCTGATGACAAGATAAGAGCGCAGGCTATGAGGTTTGGAATTTCAGAAGGTTCTAAAGTTATTTGTCAAGAGAAAATACCAGGTGGACCAGTAATTTTAAAGAGAAACTTACAGGAAATTGCAATTGGAAGGAAATTAGCAGAAAAGATTAAGGTTGGAAAGTGATAAAATAGAAAAGTAAGCAACTAGATATAAAATAAGAGATAAGTAATAGGAGGAAGAAATGTAATGGACTGTTGTAGGGAATAAAAATGATATTTTTTTAGGTCATTTTTAGACCACGAAGTGTTCAAAGAACACGGAGGAAATAAGTAAGCGACTAGATATAAAATAAGAGATAAGCAATAGGAGGAAGAAATGTAATGGACTGTTGTAGGGAATAAAAATGATATTTTTTTAGGTCATTTTTAGACCACGAAGTGTTCAAAGAACACGGAGGAAATAAGTAAGCAACTAGATATAAAATAAGAGATAAGTAATAGGAGGAAGAAATGTAATGGACTGTTGTAGGGAATAAAAATGATATTTTTTTAGGTCATTTTTAGACCACGAAGTGTTCAAAGAACACGGAGGAAATAAGTAAGCGACTAGATATAAAATAAGAGATAAGCAATAGGAGGAAGAAATGTAATGGACTGTTGTAGGGAATAAAAATGATATTTTTTAGGTCATTTTTAGACCACGAAGTGTTCAAAGAACACGGAGGCAAATAGAAGGCAATAAATCTAAAAATAATTAGTAAACTATGGGAGGCGGAGATATAATGGATTGCTGTAATATAAGTCATCAGATTGATATACCAGAAGGTAGTAAAAAGATTGTATTAGCAGGTAACCCTAATGTAGGGAAGTCTATATTTTTTAACTCTTTTACAGGAATTTATGTAGATGTATCTAACTATCCAGGAACAACTTTGGATATTAGTTCAGGAAAGTATGAAGATGATGTTGTTATTGATACGCCGGGAGTTTATGGAGTATCATCATTTAATGATGAAGAGATTGTAGCAAGAGATGTTATTGCTTCAGCTGATGTAGTAGTAAATATCGTTGATGCAGTACATTTAGAAAGAGATTTGTTCTTAACTCAACAGGTTATTGATATGGGGATTCCAGTAGTAGTAGCTTTAAATATGATGGATGAAGCTCAAAAACATGGCTTAGAAATAGATGTTGATGCTTTGAGTAAAGAGTTAGGAGTACCGGTTATTCCAACAACGGCTACCAAGGGAGAAGGACTATCAAAAGTAAAAGAGGCTGTTTGGACTGCTAGTACTGGTAATAGTAGTTTAGAGTTAGAAGATGAACTAGAAGATGTAAAGTTCAAAGGTGTTAATCGTGCAGAGGCTTTATTAATTTTAGAAGGCGATCCTCATGTAGCTGAGAAATATAGTATAGAAGTTTTAGAACATAGAGAAGAAATATATCGTGCCAGAAGAGAAAGAGTAAATAATATTGTTGATAAGGTAGTTACTGAGACTAATGAAGGAACAAGTTTAAGAACAACTATAGGTCGATTGATGCTGAGGCCATTAACAGGTATACCAATGCTATTATTAGCTTTATATGGATTATATCAGTTTGTTGGGGTATTTATAGCTCAGACAGTGGTAGGGATTACAGAAGAGACCATCTTTATTGAGACCTATGAGCCTTTCATTAGAGGGATTGTAGCTAATATAGTTGATCCAGCTTCATTGATTGGTCAATTATTAATAGGAGAGTTTGGAATATTTACAATGGCTATCACTTATACTTTTGGCTTACTACTTCCATTGGTTATTGGCTTTTATCTCTTCTTAGCGATTTTAGAGGATTCAGGTTACTTACCAAGAATTGCGGCTTTAGTTGATAGAATGCTGACATCTTTAGGATTGAATGGTAGAGCTATTATTCCAATGTTATTAGGGTTTGGTTGTGTAACTATGGCTACAATTACAACTAGATTACTAGGTTCTAAACGTGAACGGATTATTGCAGTATTCTTATTAGGATTAGCGATTCCTTGTTCAGCCCAATTAGGGGTTATTGCAGGATTGATTGCTCCTTTAGGTGCTAAATTCTTTATGATTTATGTTGCTGCTATTTTTGTTGTTTATGTTTTAGCAGGAACTTTCTTAAATAAGATATTACCTGGTGAGTCTACAGATTTATTAATTGATTTACCACCACTTCGCTTGCCAAGAATTACTAATGTTATGCAAAAGACCTTTATCAAGTCTAAATCTTTTATTAAAGAAGCAGGTCCAATCTTTGCATTTGGTGCAGTAGCAATTACTTTAATGCAAGAGTTTGGAATCTTAGAGGCTATTCAAAATGCAGTAGCACCAATAACTGTAGGGTGGCTAGAACTGCCTAAAGAAGCTGCTACAGCATTTATCATGGGAATTGTTCGTCGTGACTTTGGGGCAGCAGGTTTAACAGATTTGGCTATGACATCAGCACAGACTACAGTAGCTTTAATTACAATTACATTATTTGTTCCATGTATCGCAGCAATGCTAATTATGATCAAAGAGAGAAGCTGGAAAGAAAGCATTTATATCTGGTTTGGAAGCTGGATTACAGCCTTTGTGACAGGTGGTATTGTAGCTAAGTTGTTGGCCTTATTTTAATAGAAGTAAATGAAAGTGTGGGTGTGAGTAGTTTCTAAAACTAGCTTATTACTCACACTTTTTTAATTTTTAAGTTAGATTTAATAGGTATAGTGCGATATTTTGGCCGCTAGCCTCTAGCTATTAATATTATAAGCCAACGGCTAGTAGCCAAAAGCTAGCAGCTAAAAATCTATAGTGTCAAATTCATATAAAATTATGAGGAGGTTAAACATATGAAATGTAACACCAACAAAAAAACAAGAATCTGCTCAGAATGCGGTTATGAGGTTAAAGATCAATCAGCAATTAGGTGTCCGCGTTGTTTTAAGATATTATTGAAGAAATGTTCGGAATGTGATGGTTGTGGGATATAAAAAATTCGAAAGTACAAATAGTTTTCTTCTGAGGAAGTAGTCTTAGCTTGGAAAAAAGTAACTTGCCTTTTAGGTGAAAAAGTAATTCTATTTCTAATATTTACTTCTTTCATTTTCTATCTCTCTGCGTTACAATAAATAAAGTAAGATAATTTGAATCACTGGTCAATTATAAAATGAAAATTACATAGAAAGGGTGTAATCATGAAAAAAATTGCAGTAATATTTGCAGCTTTAGTCATACTATTAAATACTGCAACAGTTTTTGCTAATGATCGAGTTGGTATGGGCTTTGATTATATGAAATTAAATTATAAGTTTAATAATAGTATTGATCAAGATATGGAATTGAAACAGGTTCGTGGAGCTATTAAATTCAGTGAAGACTTATCATTAGAAGCAGGGTATGCTTTTGGTGGCTATGATAGTTATACTTCTTCTGACTTGAAAGTATTTAATTTAGATCTA encodes:
- a CDS encoding FeoA family protein; this encodes MTLADVKRGDKFQIEFIPDDKIRAQAMRFGISEGSKVICQEKIPGGPVILKRNLQEIAIGRKLAEKIKVGK
- a CDS encoding FMN-binding protein, giving the protein MKRLSSILLSLVLFFGGMVPTASANSKYRDGKYIAYVADEHGDIVIELTINRAKIDKVEIISPIKNDNYPNKAAIEFYNKFPQEVVDKQSNEVDLISGATKSYNQYRKATDIALAIASGRYEGNVYYGIAKDYKDHGYVLLEVTIEEDLIKDVEIIPARDEKIEELAGNKGLRYPYYPAKKLYKDFPKTVVKEQSTDIDIVSGATVSTKAYNDALKRALEQAGLN
- the feoB gene encoding ferrous iron transport protein B; the encoded protein is MDCCNISHQIDIPEGSKKIVLAGNPNVGKSIFFNSFTGIYVDVSNYPGTTLDISSGKYEDDVVIDTPGVYGVSSFNDEEIVARDVIASADVVVNIVDAVHLERDLFLTQQVIDMGIPVVVALNMMDEAQKHGLEIDVDALSKELGVPVIPTTATKGEGLSKVKEAVWTASTGNSSLELEDELEDVKFKGVNRAEALLILEGDPHVAEKYSIEVLEHREEIYRARRERVNNIVDKVVTETNEGTSLRTTIGRLMLRPLTGIPMLLLALYGLYQFVGVFIAQTVVGITEETIFIETYEPFIRGIVANIVDPASLIGQLLIGEFGIFTMAITYTFGLLLPLVIGFYLFLAILEDSGYLPRIAALVDRMLTSLGLNGRAIIPMLLGFGCVTMATITTRLLGSKRERIIAVFLLGLAIPCSAQLGVIAGLIAPLGAKFFMIYVAAIFVVYVLAGTFLNKILPGESTDLLIDLPPLRLPRITNVMQKTFIKSKSFIKEAGPIFAFGAVAITLMQEFGILEAIQNAVAPITVGWLELPKEAATAFIMGIVRRDFGAAGLTDLAMTSAQTTVALITITLFVPCIAAMLIMIKERSWKESIYIWFGSWITAFVTGGIVAKLLALF